Genomic segment of Zingiber officinale cultivar Zhangliang chromosome 11B, Zo_v1.1, whole genome shotgun sequence:
atattcaaATGTTTCTGTTTttagaaactatagaggattaaactgatACTATAGATTTCATAAAGGCCAGATCAGAAAAGTAACAAAAActtatatccctagaaaatacctgattaaccctgtatgaaggaacctatattgggttccaaaaacttatttaaattaaaaagtgaaattagacttagggctttcaggtagaaaattaaatatttgaattcattaaaagactttttctagaagtagttgatgatccaataaccaagaatgcctagtgtctcgccataacctggaagtcaatttctgaattaaatatttaattgataaactgATAAACATGAAATGCTTTCAATGAaatgctttcaatatttgtcaaagatttaacatttgttaaaatttttaaaaaattacaaacttcacTCAATAACTTTTTCAAATTTCACTTAAAAATTTGTCTTTAATTGCAAACTTCATTTAAATTGTTTttgttaaaacttattttttttaatctgtttaacttaaatttttttaagttattttatagGTTACACAAAAATTCTatctttaaacttagaaatttttttttgcttgAAATTTTTCTGCACAAAAATTAGAATTACCCTTAGACCTGTTGTGATACCCtaattttttaatgtgatcaaagggggagaagggactattatgtctagggggaggtattatCCATATTTCAAATTGTAAAATCCTTTTTGCACTTATTtgtaaacttatttatttttacattatatttgtttaccctagcttaacttggattaCTTACATTAAAAAGGAGAatattgttagaaccccaaggttattttaatgtgatcaaacaagttaagttagatcatgtttggtttaacccctgtgtctaagtgtgcaagagcttaggagcacagaaagtcgagcggaagacgcggttaGCGAGAAAgacaacacgggagagagttggcgcgctcagtgcgtccgagggatgaggtgccgcggaagagtacaccggtgaacgagaagaacgtacgcgatgttcgagggacgagaagtcgaggaggaaggctgctcgaagagaagacaggaaattgagttcgggtgaaccctattccggatagtcgagatcacccaagcgagcggaatcggagtggaagactcggaccgaggcgaacAAAACCTGAGCAGAGGGTCCGaatcgaaaaagtcaaccatgttgacttttgtGGATCTGGGAGGCTGGAGCCATTCCGAGCTTCCAGAACTCAGCTTTTATCAGAATCGGCGTGTACGTTGATCGACGCATCGAGGATAGAATtatatcccactccaggcgctcGGGATCCTTTCAGGCACCCGaaacagtactataaatatagctctgatttcagtagttcagacaacaacttgtaattcatttctttctgttctactttcATTTGTGAGTTGTTAAAGTTGTAAGAGGTTATTCTGTCTGAAAGAGATCGTCATAAAGTGCGTTTCattttctttggattaacaatcttctgattgcaaaccaagtaattcttcttGTGTCTCAatctttttaattagtctcttaattGTTAATTATAAGTGTTCTTAATTAAGGTATAAGTCGAGAAAGTGTTGAATTTATTTTTATAGAATaattcatccctcccctcttgTTGGTCATCAAAGGACCAACACTTACCACCAACCAAATCTTGATGAGCCAAACCGATCCAAAGTAGCCAGCCTTGGTACAAGCACATGAAATTCTAGTGCATTAACTAGTCCCACCAAACTCTAAATCTTCATTAACTATATAATCATAATAGACGATCGAGATGATCAGATCAATTTGGGGAAGGAACAAGAAAAAAAGAAGCTGGGAAAGCAGGTGATAATTAAAGACCTCATTACACAATGGCCATGGATCTTCCCCAAGTCCCTCTCCAATTTCCTTCTGCCGTTTCCACAACGCAATCAATCCAAACTGATCAATCTATTGGAAAAAGAAGAGGATTGACTATTAATTACCCACTCACAGATCCATCTGCATGCGTAATGGTGGCTCACTGTAAAAGTTGTGCACGTCAAAGATACACGTCGACGTCTAGCTGCATGGATCATGCACTGTGGGTGAATCCTGGCCACTCGTTGCAGGTGCCGTCTCCGTCTTATTTTAGGGTTACGTAAATACAAATAAATCCTCTAAAAATCCACTTCGCGTCAAATCCAATTAAATACGCCTAGCCGCCACACGCTCCCGCTCACGTGCCAGCAATCCGGCGCGCTAGCTATTTATTACGCGATGTTACCACTCGGGCGAAAACGTCAAATTGACGGTCGGATCGCTATCAATGAACCCGATACGATGCGCCAGAGCAATCATGACGCTTCACGCGTCACGAGATGGGGACGGAGTCGAGATCGTAACAGGGAACGCGGTATACTGTCCGTAGCAGCGTTACGCGTACGGATGTAACGGTTGAAAATTACGGCACGCACGACGGCGGCGGCGGTAGCCGGTTTAATAGAATTTGTCGAAAATAGTTaacatattttatctctttttaaatttattttaattatttaaaaattaaaaaaaaatcaaaataacatctttatttttttgaaatcaTGGGCATCTCTGTTTTTATGACATCTCTTACATGTTATTATTTCCtatcataaattttaaatttaaaaataatcgtGATAATAACCATGAAGTCGTAATagttttaaatattataaaattactATATCAATAATattgaagaaaataaatttaaattttaataattatgatTTCATAATTATTGGAATGTGATGCTAAATGAACTGATCGAATGGTAATAGTTATAAAattgtaattattataatataaacatGTTAAATTTATGCTATAGTAATTATAAATTTGTAATTGTGATAATATTATTTTAACATGTTAAATATGTATCTTAATAATTAAGAATCTATACCTGTTACAATATCTTCCATCAATTCAGAATTTAATATATAAAAGgagataataatattaaataatatacTTAGGATAACTGCTGTGTTAAAAGGCGTCCTGTTGattattgtaaaataatttttttataaaaaataagacTATATATATTTAGAATGAGCAAAAGTttaattaaatagaataaattaactgaatttaaatttttaatttatttttctaaacttagttggattttgattttaaaattttttattcaataaaattgaataaattgaattttaaatcaaatagatttttaaatcctaatttttagattgaaaatgaatttttattaaaacgAACTAAATTTTTAGACAATTTAACTTTTgactaaattaattaatattttattagttcgatttatttaatttttattataaatttaatttattcgattacttaaaaaaacttatttgatttaatttaattaattcaattaaattattaaatttaattcaattataaTCGACTATTTATCTCCGAGTACTTAGGCGGCCCGATCGGATCCGGTCCGGCCAAGCTTTGGTTGCAACGTACGATGGCGCAGGGGAGGTGACAAAGGCCGAAATGGAAAGGCCGAAGGCGCATGCAGGCGTGCGCCACGCGTCGTACCGACGCCTTCCGTAATGATGAGCTCGTCCCATCGACTGCCAGTATCCTGACGTCACTCCCTCCGGAATGCGTATGCAATCAACCGTACCGACCCTTCCGTGCTACTAGCTTCTCATAACCCGAagcttaatctctattaatcacAATTAAGTCTCATCTTTGAGACATTAATTCGAACAGATGGAGGATCTTCCAGAGGAGCCTGGAAACCGAGGGAGAATCCCACCATGATTCGGTCTTCCGCAAGAAGTAAGGAAGATCCGCAATGACCAGACGGCACTCGCCTCCGCCATTAAAATTGCTCTCGACCAGGATTCGATTTCATGCAGGCAGCGGCACAGTCACAGAGGCACCCATTCCACGCCTCCATCCAATCTCTCTGCGACAATGAGGCAAATGAATGATTCCTCATTgccctcttcatcttcctctccccTCTAATTCCAGTAATCATCCAGTCTTCCCTCCccctctctctatctctctctctttGCTTCCTCTGCTCTGTATCAAGGCCTCTCTGCCGCGTAGTACGAGAGTTAATGGCAGCAGAGGAAAGAGAGGCATAAACAGGACAAATTCGTAGGCGTGTAGAGGTCGAACAGTGTGTTGTGCGAGTTTCCAAGGGATGCTGATGGTCTACACGTGTGGGCGACCTAGAAGATCATGATCGCCTTGTGCGCTCCTCTGTTTTCTTTTTGGCTTTTCGAAGGGGCGGAAAGTACGCGAGAGGGTGACATTGCATTTACGTAGCAAGAAGCAACACCTCTTCTTCTTCCGTAGAGATAAAATCAGATTAAATGAGCATCCTCGATCGAGTCGTGTGCTATATATACGCAGCTTGTTCGCCCTCTCATCCAAGGCACTGCGAGAAGTAGCAGCGGCGGCGGCAGAATAAGAACAAGATGGAAGAGGTAACGGTGGCCGAATCGAGGTTCAAGAGAGTGTGTGTCTTCTGCGGCAGCAGCCCTGGGAAGCGGAGCTCGTACCAGCACGCCGCCGTCGAGCTCGGCAAGGAACTGGTGATTCGATATCTCTTCAATCAGTTTTCCATGCAATTAGTTCCTTCTTTGATGCGTTTTCCTCTGATCAGGTAGCGAGGAAGGTGGATCTGGTGTACGGCGGAGGCAGTGTGGGCCTCATGGGGTTGGTCGCCGAAGCTGTTCACTCCGGCGGCGGCCATGTCATCGGGTCAGCAAGCACCCAGCAGTGTTCTTCAATTCCCTTCGGTTTGAATCCTTAATCGCTTCCCTAAAATTCGCTCCTTTCTCGTCCAGGATCATTCCGCGGACCCTGATGCGCAAAGAGGTAGTCTCAAAATCGAATCTTGCTTCCATTCCTGCATGGTTTCAATGTCTGTTTTTGTGGATAGTTGACCGGAGAGCAGAGGTTCGGGGAGGTGATGTCGGTGGCGAGCATGCACCAGCGCAAGGCCGAAATGGCCCGTCACTCTGACGCCTTCATCGCACTCCCTGGTCGGCCATTTCCTTCCCCTGCCAATAATTGACTTCTGACCTCATCATCACCTTCTTCCTCATTTCCAATCTCTAGGCGGCTACGGAACGCTCGAGGAGCTGCTCGAGACCATCTCCTTCGCTCAGCTCGGCATCCACCGGAAGCCCGTATTCTCTCTCTCCATTTCCCCCTCGAATTACTTCTCTGCAGCTCAATTACATGCTCAATGTTAAATCTTGATCG
This window contains:
- the LOC122033386 gene encoding cytokinin riboside 5'-monophosphate phosphoribohydrolase LOG1-like, whose product is MEEVTVAESRFKRVCVFCGSSPGKRSSYQHAAVELGKELVARKVDLVYGGGSVGLMGLVAEAVHSGGGHVIGIIPRTLMRKELTGEQRFGEVMSVASMHQRKAEMARHSDAFIALPGGYGTLEELLETISFAQLGIHRKPVGLLNVDGYYDSLLAFIDKAVEDGFIQPFQRHLFVSAPNAKDLVRELEEFAPVDDAVVSELSWQQEQVGLNSTLQAEIAR